Genomic segment of Pseudoalteromonas sp. NC201:
TAATTTCCAAGGTGATTTACCATCCTAATGTGTAAACAAATATGAAATTTTGGTTTGAGCACTTGAGATAAATTCATAATTATTGAAATTCTTTCATTAAAAAAAATCTATCTAGACGTCTAAATGGCTGCTATATTAGTAAAGAGATACAGAAATGCTTTTGTGGAATGAGGATTATGGCTTTAACGCTTCAAGAGAAAATCATTGACCCTAACCAAGGGGTATATTTAATTGGTACCACACCACCTAAGATTGGCACCGACCCAGAGCAGCTAAAATCAATTGCCGCTAAGCTTTTGGGCCGTTTACATGAGATTGAATACGACGGCGTGATCATCTATGACATTCAAGATGAAAGCAGCCGTACTCAAGTACCACGTCCATTTCCTTTTAAGCACACCGTTGATCCGTGTGAATATAGTCAGTTGATCCGCGAATTATCACACCTTGATGTAATTACGTATAAAAGTGTGGCACAGCGCGATAGTGAGGCTTTTGGCGATTGGTTAAGCAGCACAAAACAGCAATATGGGTTAAACAATCTAGTATTAGTGGGCAGTCCGTCTTCACAAGGCGATATTAAGTTGCCGCTTTCTGAAGCCTATAAGGTATTGAAGCATCATCAAGATGACTTTTTCTTAGGTGGTGTAACTATCGCAGAGCGCCACGCCAGTAAGCGTAATGAACACGAAAGGTTAATTGATAAAACAGAGCAAGGCTGCCAATTCTTTGTTTCCCAAGCAGTGTATGACGCTCAAGCAACCATAGATCTTATTACGAGCTATGCTCGCACCTGTAAACAGCAAGGGCAAACACCAAAACGCATTATTCTTACCTTTACTCCATGTGGTGGAGAAAAGACCTTGCAGTTTATGGAGTGGCTGGGGATCTCAGTACCAGAAGCAACCAAATGGCGCATGTTAGATTCAGAAAACACACTAAGTGAGTCAATTCGTATTTGTAGAGAGAATCTAGATCAAATCTTAAAAAGCTGCTCACACCTAGATATTTCTCTTGGCTTAAATATTGAGAGCTTAACAAACCGAAAAGAAGAAATTGACGCGTCGATAAACCTTTATCGACTGTTGAAGGCGACCATGGAACTATGCCTTGCGGAAAAGCAAATTGCTTAATGCAGTCTAGGGCCTGTTGCTCTTCCAAGTTTGTTTTTGCAGCAGTTTGATTGGTATTTATACAAGGCAGAGCCTGCGTAGCATAGTCATTCTATGTAAGTCTGGCGATAAAGACTTTGTGCTCCTGCAAAGTCACCTTACCCCACATCCTTGTGGGGCAACACAGAAGAAATGCCAATCAAGCGCTGCCCTTTGGGTTCACCTGAGTGCGCTTTGTTCATTGTTGCTCAACTTTTGCCTAGATTACTAGGCGGCAAGTCGAGCGTCGCGACCAAAACACACTCAGAAGAACAAAAATCAAACAGCGAAGGCCAACAGGCCCTAAAGCCAGCTTCATCAAGCTGGCTTTTCTGTTAACCTTGCTGAATTATCCAAAGCCCAGATTAACTTAGGCTCAAGAAAGCGATTAATCCCACCCCAAGTAGCAAGCGGTAAATGACAAATGGCATCATGCCCATGCGCTCTATGATTTTCAGGAAAAAGAAGATACAGGCATAAGCTGAGATAAACGACAGTGCTGCACCACTTAATAACGCATTCCAATCAACCACTTCATCGCCGGTAGCAAGCTCTAAACTGTAATACAATCCCATCATCGAAATGACTGGAATAGACATTAAAAACGAAAAGCGCGCCGCACTTTTCTTATCAAGCCCAAGTAATAAACCTGCGGTGATGGTAATACCTGAACGCGATGTGCCAGGAATAACAGCGGTAATTTGCGCAAGCCCCAGTATCAATGCGCTTTTCCAGTTTAAGGCAAATTCGTCTTTGATTTGTTTCGCTTTCACGTCGGCATACCAAAGCAGTAAACCAAATACTATCGTCGATGTTGCAATCACCCAAGCACTACGTAAATAAACTTCTACGATATCCTTAAGCAGTGGAGCTAAGATCACGAATGGAATAGTGGCAACCACAATACACCAAGTCAGCCGGCTTTCTTTCGAGT
This window contains:
- a CDS encoding methylenetetrahydrofolate reductase; this encodes MALTLQEKIIDPNQGVYLIGTTPPKIGTDPEQLKSIAAKLLGRLHEIEYDGVIIYDIQDESSRTQVPRPFPFKHTVDPCEYSQLIRELSHLDVITYKSVAQRDSEAFGDWLSSTKQQYGLNNLVLVGSPSSQGDIKLPLSEAYKVLKHHQDDFFLGGVTIAERHASKRNEHERLIDKTEQGCQFFVSQAVYDAQATIDLITSYARTCKQQGQTPKRIILTFTPCGGEKTLQFMEWLGISVPEATKWRMLDSENTLSESIRICRENLDQILKSCSHLDISLGLNIESLTNRKEEIDASINLYRLLKATMELCLAEKQIA
- a CDS encoding undecaprenyl-diphosphate phosphatase, whose translation is MSFIEIVVLAIIQGLTEFLPISSSAHLLLPSQVLGWQDQGLAFDVAVHVGTLLAVVIYFRQDIVSLLAGWFKSFSGTHSKESRLTWCIVVATIPFVILAPLLKDIVEVYLRSAWVIATSTIVFGLLLWYADVKAKQIKDEFALNWKSALILGLAQITAVIPGTSRSGITITAGLLLGLDKKSAARFSFLMSIPVISMMGLYYSLELATGDEVVDWNALLSGAALSFISAYACIFFFLKIIERMGMMPFVIYRLLLGVGLIAFLSLS